Proteins encoded together in one Hymenobacter monticola window:
- the rfaD gene encoding ADP-glyceromanno-heptose 6-epimerase, with product MIVVTGAAGFIASCLVSRLNAANFNDIVVVDNFSIEKKLPNIEGKKLREYVDRETFFDWLDANHEQVEFIFHLGARTDTTEMDPAVFDLLNLNYSKQMWRACVQYNLPLVYASSAATYGDGTLGYTDTDEALFPLYRPLNPYGDSKNDFDNWALQQEEKPYFWAGLKFFNVYGPNEYHKGRMASVIFHAFHQIQQTGSMMLFKSHHPDYTDGGQMRDFVYVKDVAEVCFFLLNHRTHSGIYNLGSGQARTFLDLALNTFQALGRTADIRFKDTPEDIRDKYQYFTEADMSKLKSIGYEQPFTRLEDGIQDYVQNYLLPGRYL from the coding sequence ATGATAGTAGTCACCGGCGCGGCCGGCTTCATTGCCAGCTGCCTTGTTTCCCGCCTCAACGCCGCCAATTTCAACGACATTGTGGTGGTGGACAATTTTTCCATCGAGAAGAAGCTGCCCAACATCGAAGGCAAGAAGCTGCGCGAGTACGTGGACCGCGAAACGTTCTTCGACTGGCTCGACGCCAACCACGAGCAGGTGGAATTCATCTTCCACCTCGGCGCCCGCACCGACACCACGGAGATGGACCCGGCCGTGTTTGACCTGCTCAACCTCAACTATTCCAAGCAAATGTGGCGGGCCTGCGTGCAGTACAACCTGCCGCTGGTGTACGCCTCCTCGGCCGCTACTTACGGCGACGGCACCTTGGGCTACACCGATACCGACGAGGCCCTGTTTCCGCTCTACCGCCCGCTGAACCCCTACGGTGACTCGAAAAACGACTTCGACAACTGGGCTCTGCAACAGGAAGAAAAGCCGTATTTCTGGGCCGGGCTGAAGTTTTTCAACGTGTACGGGCCCAACGAATATCACAAGGGCCGCATGGCCTCCGTGATATTTCACGCCTTCCATCAGATTCAGCAGACGGGCTCAATGATGCTGTTTAAGTCGCACCACCCCGACTACACCGACGGCGGCCAGATGCGCGACTTTGTGTACGTGAAGGACGTGGCGGAAGTGTGCTTTTTCCTACTGAACCACCGCACGCACTCCGGCATCTACAACCTGGGTAGCGGCCAGGCCCGCACCTTCCTCGATTTGGCCCTGAATACCTTCCAGGCCCTGGGCCGCACGGCCGACATCCGGTTTAAAGACACGCCCGAGGATATCCGCGACAAGTACCAGTACTTCACCGAGGCCGACATGAGCAAGCTCAAAAGCATCGGCTACGAGCAGCCGTTTACCCGGCTGGAAGACGGCATTCAAGACTACGTGCAGAACTACCTGCTGCCCGGGCGGTACCTGTAG
- a CDS encoding zinc-binding dehydrogenase: MQALQLDAIHQPAILRDIPAPAPGPGEILVKLHAAALNHRDVFIQSGQYAGIRLPCTLGADGAGEVAAHGPDVPGDAPTVGARVLLYPGLRWGHNPRVQARDFVVRGMPDPGTFAEYLTLPAEYVRPLPAHLGFEQGAALPLGGLTAYRAAFVRAQVQAGERVLVTGIGGGVAMLAAQFCAARGAEVWVTSGSDEKIARAKGLGIKGGINYKAENWAKTLIQQAGGPFDVIIDSAAGAAFLPLLDAAAPGGRIVFYGGTLGNIPNLPPAKVFWKQLSILGSTMGSPEDFDAMLALVTEKSIVPVVDEVFPLAKGEAALRRMEVGAQFGKIVLKIG; encoded by the coding sequence ATGCAAGCCCTCCAACTCGACGCCATTCACCAGCCCGCCATCCTGCGGGACATTCCTGCGCCCGCGCCCGGCCCGGGCGAAATCCTGGTCAAGCTCCACGCCGCTGCCCTCAACCACCGCGACGTGTTCATCCAGTCCGGGCAGTATGCCGGCATTCGGCTGCCCTGCACCCTGGGGGCCGACGGCGCCGGCGAGGTAGCCGCCCACGGCCCCGATGTGCCCGGCGATGCTCCGACCGTGGGCGCCCGCGTGCTGCTCTACCCCGGCCTGCGTTGGGGCCACAATCCCCGCGTACAGGCCCGCGACTTCGTGGTGCGGGGCATGCCCGACCCCGGCACCTTCGCCGAATACCTCACCCTGCCCGCCGAGTACGTCCGGCCCCTGCCTGCCCATCTCGGCTTCGAGCAAGGCGCGGCGCTGCCGCTGGGCGGCCTCACGGCCTACCGCGCTGCCTTTGTTCGCGCCCAGGTGCAGGCCGGCGAGCGGGTGCTGGTGACGGGCATTGGCGGCGGCGTGGCGATGCTGGCCGCGCAGTTTTGCGCCGCGCGCGGGGCCGAGGTGTGGGTGACGTCCGGCTCGGACGAGAAAATTGCCCGGGCCAAGGGATTGGGCATCAAAGGCGGCATCAACTACAAGGCCGAAAACTGGGCGAAAACCCTCATCCAGCAGGCCGGCGGGCCATTCGACGTCATCATCGACAGCGCCGCCGGGGCGGCATTTCTGCCTCTGCTCGACGCGGCCGCGCCGGGTGGCCGCATCGTGTTCTACGGCGGCACGCTGGGCAACATCCCCAACCTGCCGCCCGCCAAAGTCTTCTGGAAGCAGCTCAGCATCTTGGGTTCCACCATGGGCTCGCCGGAGGATTTCGACGCGATGCTGGCTTTGGTAACGGAGAAAAGTATTGTGCCCGTGGTCGACGAAGTATTCCCGCTGGCCAAGGGCGAAGCCGCCCTGCGCCGCATGGAGGTCGGCGCCCAATTCGGCAAAATCGTGCTGAAAATTGGCTAG
- a CDS encoding FAD/NAD(P)-binding protein: MTQPAFPVITVVGGGFAGTALVLQLRQQPALAGAEIHLVEPREVPGPGLAYTARRPEYLLNVRPGGLSLYPDAPGHFANWLNTQPESASGAPEFAPRATYGRYLHEELAAALATGQSGLRWHRTTALTASLLPSGQRHVLLADGTQLRSDYVVLALGNFPPPPPAGPDHRYLHHPGYHADPWATGNLRRIGPDDSVLLIGSGLTAVDVLLALHHDGHRAPVTVVARHGRWPSAHGPAAAGYSNFYPELAAETTVAGVLRVFKRHLRAAAVQGIDWRPVLDALRPDLGRIWAAWPLVEQRRFLRHLAGVWAVARHRSPPQNAVALANLTANGLVQLRVGSVREILPDGDLLHVRIGARKGPGEWHTAQHVVCCAGPLLDYGRIADPLVMSLRDKGHLAADPLGLGMQTDPHGALRGADGRVSTTLFTLGPSRRPAYFESTAVPEIRQQAADLARELARRVEGR, translated from the coding sequence GTGACCCAACCTGCCTTTCCCGTCATTACCGTAGTGGGCGGCGGCTTTGCGGGCACGGCGCTGGTGCTGCAGCTGCGGCAGCAACCGGCGCTGGCGGGGGCCGAAATTCACCTCGTCGAGCCACGCGAAGTGCCGGGCCCCGGCCTGGCCTACACCGCCCGGCGGCCCGAATACCTGCTGAACGTGCGCCCCGGCGGCCTGAGCCTTTACCCCGACGCGCCCGGACATTTTGCCAACTGGCTGAACACCCAGCCTGAAAGTGCCAGCGGCGCGCCCGAATTTGCTCCACGTGCCACCTACGGCCGCTACCTGCATGAGGAACTGGCCGCCGCTTTGGCTACCGGTCAGTCTGGTTTGCGCTGGCACCGCACCACAGCCCTTACGGCTTCGCTCCTGCCCTCGGGCCAGCGCCATGTGCTGCTGGCCGACGGCACCCAACTCCGCAGCGACTACGTGGTGCTGGCCCTGGGCAACTTCCCGCCCCCGCCCCCGGCCGGGCCCGACCACCGCTACCTGCACCACCCCGGCTACCACGCCGACCCCTGGGCTACCGGCAACCTTCGCCGCATCGGGCCCGACGACTCGGTGCTGCTCATCGGCTCGGGCCTGACGGCGGTGGACGTGCTGCTGGCCCTGCACCACGACGGACACCGCGCCCCCGTAACGGTGGTGGCCCGCCACGGCCGCTGGCCTAGCGCCCACGGCCCGGCGGCGGCCGGCTATTCTAATTTTTACCCCGAGTTGGCCGCCGAAACCACTGTGGCGGGCGTACTGCGCGTTTTCAAGCGGCACCTGCGGGCTGCCGCGGTGCAGGGCATCGACTGGCGGCCCGTGCTCGATGCGTTGCGGCCGGATTTGGGCCGCATCTGGGCGGCGTGGCCGCTAGTGGAGCAGCGCCGTTTTCTGCGGCACCTGGCGGGGGTGTGGGCGGTGGCCCGGCACCGCAGCCCGCCGCAAAATGCGGTTGCTTTAGCCAATCTAACCGCTAATGGCCTGGTACAGCTGCGGGTGGGCTCGGTGCGTGAAATATTGCCCGACGGCGACTTGCTACACGTACGAATAGGCGCGCGAAAGGGCCCCGGCGAGTGGCACACGGCCCAGCACGTGGTATGCTGCGCCGGCCCCCTGCTCGACTACGGCCGCATTGCCGACCCGCTGGTGATGAGCCTGCGCGACAAGGGCCACCTGGCCGCCGACCCGCTCGGCCTGGGCATGCAGACGGACCCGCACGGCGCCCTGCGCGGAGCCGATGGCCGGGTTTCTACCACGCTGTTCACCCTCGGCCCCAGCCGGCGGCCGGCTTATTTTGAATCGACGGCCGTGCCGGAAATTCGGCAGCAAGCGGCCGACCTGGCGCGGGAACTGGCCCGGCGGGTGGAAGGGCGGTAA